One window of the Lytechinus pictus isolate F3 Inbred chromosome 5, Lp3.0, whole genome shotgun sequence genome contains the following:
- the LOC129262547 gene encoding uncharacterized protein LOC129262547, with amino-acid sequence MTNSNNDIDTASGSVKAENETVFEAVKHESSADTCAEDVDTEKTTDTIQEKQKELTRVVLWTAPRSMSTAFERCMTMIPNTKILNEMYAAAFLLGPNRKMRWWPKLAPTHSYKHCKERFEADYSTYDFVFAKDFPLELYKRPDMLPKGYQHTFLIRNPVKVFKSLRATLCSSFVIRTLSFGAKIKRCFATDGYFFQDMWELYSYLRDHPDYPVPIIMDADDIVDDPEGMIRKYCEIIGIPFNPDILKWEKATLKDLPWEGPRFFHIANWMVGCYKNALNSTGFLRGGRRKNKVSSEGTSNKSSRDTSAGAAKPAEEAADDGQEQTVNDTHNGASIGIESEAIANGISVQQQGGPVKVHETSPLVGAAVQEDPFEPDLTGLHSDVRRAITFTMPFYRKLYEQRIVLDKVVRI; translated from the coding sequence ATGACGAATTCAAACAATGATATTGATACTGCTAGCGGTAGCGTGAAAGCGGAAAATGAAACTGTATTCGAAGCCGTAAAACACGAATCCAGTGCGGACACTTGTGCGGAAGATGTGGACACTGAGAAAACTACAGACACCATCCAAGAGAAGCAAAAAGAATTGACACGTGTAGTTTTGTGGACGGCTCCCAGGTCGATGTCGACTGCGTTCGAGAGATGTATGACAATGATTCCTAACACGAAGATTCTTAATGAGATGTATGCCGCTGCATTCCTTCTCGGACCTAACCGGAAGATGAGATGGTGGCCAAAGCTTGCACCAACACATTCCTACAAACACTGCAAAGAAAGGTTTGAAGCCGATTACTCGACATACGATTTTGTCTTTGCCAAGGACTTTCCTTTGGAACTTTACAAACGACCAGATATGCTTCCGAAGGGCTATCAGCACACTTTTCTGATCCGAAATCCAGTTAAAGTTTTCAAATCCCTGCGAGCAACTTTATGTTCATCATTCGTCATAAGGACACTGAGCTTTGGGGCTAAGATCAAGAGGTGCTTCGCAACCGATGGGTATTTCTTCCAGGACATGTGGGAGCTGTATTCATATCTTCGAGATCATCCTGACTATCCTGTCCCAATTATCATGGATGCTGATGATATCGTTGATGATCCCGAAGGCATGATCAGAAAGTATTGTGAGATCATCGGAATCCCCTTCAACCCTGATATCCTCAAGTGGGAGAAGGCAACACTTAAGGATCTTCCCTGGGAAGGTCCTAGGTTCTTTCATATAGCCAACTGGATGGTCGGATGCTACAAAAACGCCCTGAACAGCACCGGATTCTTGAGAGGTGGCCGCAGAAAGAACAAAGTTTCTAGCGAGGGCACATCGAATAAGTCCAGTAGGGACACATCAGCGGGTGCAGCAAAACCGGCAGAAGAAGCTGCCGATGATGGACAAGAGCAAACTGTCAATGACACACACAATGGCGCTTCAATAGGTATTGAAAGTGAGGCAATCGCCAATGGTATCTCTGTTCAACAACAAGGTGGCCCTGTAAAAGTGCATGAGACAAGCCCTTTGGTAGGAGCAGCCGTTCAAGAAGATCCATTTGAACCAGACCTAACAGGTCTTCATTCTGATGTCCGTCGTGCCATCACATTTACAATGCCATTTTATAGGAAACTGTACGAACAGAGAATTGTCCTTGACAAGGTAGTACGCATATAA